The following nucleotide sequence is from Bacteroidia bacterium.
AATCCTGCTAAAATAATATCATCGGTTTGTTCTGCTTGTCCCATCCACTCTCTTCCTGTCATGAGTAGAGCTTTCTCTACATCAGCAGCATTTTCATATTGATGTGTAACACGTATGAAAAGTTCTTTCAATCTTTTTATACCAAACCTTTTTTGGTATACTTCATCAAATTGGTCTTTAACGCCATCACTAAATATCCATACCCAATCCGCAGGCTGCAGTTCTAATTTACTGTCTACAAACTGGTTTTTGCTCCAAGGTTGTTTG
It contains:
- a CDS encoding SpoIIE family protein phosphatase codes for the protein KQPWSKNQFVDSKLELQPADWVWIFSDGVKDQFDEVYQKRFGIKRLKELFIRVTHQYENAADVEKALLMTGREWMGQAEQTDDIILAGFKII